One genomic segment of Agromyces intestinalis includes these proteins:
- the rsmA gene encoding 16S rRNA (adenine(1518)-N(6)/adenine(1519)-N(6))-dimethyltransferase RsmA: MHRHEGDGAPARPRLLGPAEIRDLAQILGVTPTKKLGQNFVHDANTVRRIVQTAGVEAGETVLEIGPGLGSLTLGLLETGASVVAVEIDGRLAEQLPHTATLMQPGAALTVVHDDALRVTELPGEPPVRLVANLPYNVSVPVLLHLLEHVPSIESGIVMVQAEVGHRLAAGPGSKVYGAPSVKAAWYGDWRIAGQVSRLVFWPVPNVDSVLVGFSRRGAPGDPPGTEAERRATFEIVDAAFQQRRKMLRQALSGVLGGSAAEASAVLERAGVDPQARGEQLGVDDFLRIARALHTRLDRLGPRPVG, translated from the coding sequence GTGCATCGGCACGAGGGCGACGGGGCGCCGGCCAGACCCCGGCTGCTGGGGCCGGCCGAGATCCGCGATCTCGCCCAGATCCTCGGCGTGACGCCGACGAAGAAGCTCGGCCAGAACTTCGTGCACGACGCCAACACGGTGCGGCGCATCGTGCAGACCGCGGGCGTCGAGGCCGGCGAGACCGTGCTGGAGATCGGCCCGGGGCTCGGGTCGTTGACGCTCGGCCTGCTCGAGACGGGCGCGTCGGTGGTCGCCGTCGAGATCGACGGGCGGCTCGCCGAGCAGCTGCCGCACACCGCGACCCTCATGCAGCCCGGCGCGGCCCTCACCGTCGTGCACGACGACGCGCTTCGGGTCACCGAGCTGCCGGGCGAGCCGCCCGTCAGGCTCGTCGCCAACCTGCCGTACAACGTGTCGGTGCCCGTGCTGCTGCACCTGCTCGAGCATGTGCCGTCGATCGAGTCGGGCATCGTCATGGTGCAGGCCGAAGTCGGGCACCGTCTCGCGGCGGGTCCGGGTTCGAAGGTCTACGGGGCGCCGAGCGTCAAGGCCGCGTGGTACGGCGACTGGCGCATCGCGGGCCAGGTCTCGCGGCTCGTCTTCTGGCCGGTGCCGAACGTCGACTCAGTGCTCGTCGGATTCTCGCGCCGCGGAGCGCCCGGCGATCCGCCCGGAACCGAGGCCGAGCGGCGGGCGACCTTCGAGATCGTCGATGCGGCGTTCCAGCAGCGACGCAAGATGCTGCGCCAGGCCCTCTCGGGCGTGCTCGGCGGATCGGCCGCCGAGGCGTCCGCGGTGCTCGAGCGAGCCGGTGTCGACCCGCAGGCCCGCGGCGAGCAGCTCGGCGTCGACGACTTCCTCCGCATCGCGCGCGCCCTGCACACCCGGCTCGATCGTCTCGGACCGCGACCGGTCGGTTAG